A window from Primulina eburnea isolate SZY01 chromosome 2, ASM2296580v1, whole genome shotgun sequence encodes these proteins:
- the LOC140824238 gene encoding uncharacterized mitochondrial protein AtMg00860-like, whose product MDLMNCVFQQYLDQFVIVFIDDILIYLKSMEEHSLHLRIVLQTLQDKRLYAKFRKCEFWLDRVAFLGNIVSHDGIEVDPNKVEAVKYWPVPKNVTEIRSYLGFTCYYRKLIQGFSSIAVPKTALSKKKAKFIWGSE is encoded by the coding sequence atggatctcatgaattgcGTGTTTCAGCAATActtggatcagttcgtcatagttttcattgacgatatcttgatctatttgAAGAGCATGGAGGAGCACAGTCTGCATCTGAGGATAGTGTTACAAACTCTACAGGACAAACGACTGTATGCCAAGTTTAgaaaatgtgagttctggcttGACAGGGTGGCATTCTTGGGCAACATTGTATCGCATGATGGTATAGAGGTCGACCCCAACAAGGTAGAGGCAGTCAAATATTGGCCAGTTCCTAAGAATGtgacagagatccgtagttaCTTGGGATTTACATGTTACTACAGGAAGTTAATCCAGGGCTTCTCTTCGATTGCGGTGCCTAAGACCGCCTTGTCGAAGAAGAAAGCTAAGTTTATCTGGGGATCTGAGTGA